A genomic window from Ananas comosus cultivar F153 linkage group 22, ASM154086v1, whole genome shotgun sequence includes:
- the LOC109727684 gene encoding E3 ubiquitin-protein ligase RHA1B-like — MGFPSVCYCVILPKPLTLTIQLLDYIRLSILLSLSYLGLAAAPFEEHTHPTSPSPTAPSAIEARLRVVAFASFAQRSAKGEESIVCAVCLGDLELEHEVRELGNCSHAFHKGCIDKWVEIGHATCPLCRALLWPIE, encoded by the coding sequence ATGGGGTTCCCCTCAGTGTGCTACTGTGTTATCCTCCCAAAACCTCTCACCCTCACCATCCAACTACTTGACTATATAAGACTCTCCatccttctctccctctcctacCTCGGCCTCGCCGCTGCGCCCTTCGAAGAGCACACCCACCCTACGTCGCCTTCCCCGACCGCGCCCTCGGCGATCGAAGCGCGACTTCGCGTCGTCGCGTTCGCGAGCTTCGCGCAGAGATCGGCGAAAGGAGAGGAGAGCATTGTTTGTGCAGTGTGCTTGGGGGACTTGGAGCTTGAACATGAAGTGAGGGAGTTGGGGAATTGCTCTCATGCATTTCACAAGGGTTGTATTGATAAGTGGGTGGAGATTGGTCATGCAACATGCCCTTTGTGTAGAGCCCTTTTATGGCCAATAGAGTAG